In a single window of the Prochlorococcus marinus str. AS9601 genome:
- a CDS encoding DUF3721 domain-containing protein: MSILSLSCSNKPAEKEMKMPMLFDTKEQAEKEAYKFDCEGAHQMGDKWMPCSKHEHNH, from the coding sequence ATGTCAATTCTTTCGTTAAGTTGTTCAAATAAACCCGCCGAAAAAGAAATGAAAATGCCAATGTTATTTGATACAAAAGAACAGGCTGAAAAAGAAGCTTATAAATTTGACTGTGAAGGCGCTCATCAAATGGGAGATAAATGGATGCCATGCAGTAAGCATGAACATAATCATTAA
- a CDS encoding DsrE family protein, with product MSIITDNTVLVHIYSGLESKNKITLGLLVALTAEKNDHKVTLFLAGDGVQILNCKKAGEIVGQGTGDLYEHLQNLKNSKITIYVSGMSAKSRGYDEKLLDGYTAEFVMPDVLVEESIKADSVLCY from the coding sequence ATGTCTATTATTACCGACAATACAGTTTTAGTACATATTTACAGCGGTTTAGAATCCAAAAATAAAATAACTTTAGGTTTATTGGTTGCCCTTACTGCAGAAAAAAACGATCATAAAGTAACACTTTTTCTTGCAGGAGACGGAGTACAAATATTAAATTGCAAAAAAGCTGGCGAAATAGTTGGTCAAGGTACTGGAGATTTATACGAACATCTTCAAAATTTAAAGAATTCAAAAATTACCATATATGTCTCAGGAATGTCTGCTAAATCTAGGGGTTACGATGAGAAGCTTCTAGATGGATACACTGCAGAGTTTGTTATGCCAGATGTTCTAGTTGAAGAATCAATTAAAGCGGATAGCGTACTTTGCTATTAA